The following are encoded together in the Cyanobacterium aponinum PCC 10605 genome:
- a CDS encoding aromatic ring-hydroxylating dioxygenase subunit alpha, producing the protein MGQLEVKPNIRTCGINPNHWYVVARSVEVTDKPYCVTLWHENIVIFRNAQGKIKALEDRCPHRQVKLSDGVVVGDDIECAYHGWRFNGEGKCSFVPYLQENQRLPSCKLKAYPVQELDGFIWLFLGDGDSEKIKPMGLPEWEHLNYIASVTTINCPGHFSYLIENLMDMYHGHLHDNYQAWAEANLKEIETTSQRIDVLYTAQSYYRIDKIWSVSQLFFPALRRLHPEPLRVSYIYPHWSSSLGEDFKIYCLFCPIDETTTKAYLIHFTSLQAFWRLHKLPVWFRRFVKNSLFNAAKGLLDGLVEQDIAMIKQEQEAFNRNPLRRNYELNGAIAPVQKLIINQWQSVNRL; encoded by the coding sequence ATGGGACAACTAGAAGTTAAGCCAAATATTCGTACTTGTGGAATTAATCCTAATCATTGGTATGTGGTTGCTAGAAGTGTGGAAGTAACAGATAAACCCTATTGTGTGACTCTTTGGCATGAAAATATTGTAATTTTTCGTAACGCTCAAGGAAAAATTAAGGCTTTAGAAGACCGTTGTCCCCATCGTCAGGTAAAGTTAAGTGATGGTGTAGTAGTGGGTGATGATATTGAATGTGCTTATCATGGTTGGCGGTTTAATGGGGAGGGTAAATGCTCTTTTGTACCTTATTTACAGGAAAATCAAAGGTTGCCAAGTTGTAAGTTAAAGGCTTATCCCGTACAGGAATTAGATGGTTTTATTTGGTTGTTTTTAGGTGATGGTGACTCGGAAAAAATTAAGCCTATGGGTTTGCCTGAATGGGAGCATCTTAACTATATTGCTAGTGTAACTACTATTAACTGCCCCGGACATTTTTCTTATTTAATCGAAAATTTAATGGATATGTATCACGGGCATTTACATGACAATTATCAGGCATGGGCAGAAGCGAATTTAAAGGAAATTGAGACAACTTCTCAACGCATAGATGTTTTATATACTGCTCAAAGTTATTATCGTATTGATAAAATATGGTCTGTTTCTCAATTATTTTTTCCTGCCCTAAGACGTTTACATCCTGAACCTTTAAGGGTAAGTTATATTTATCCTCATTGGAGTTCAAGTTTAGGGGAAGATTTCAAAATTTATTGTTTATTCTGCCCCATTGATGAAACTACTACGAAGGCTTATCTAATTCATTTTACTTCTTTACAGGCTTTTTGGCGTTTACATAAGTTACCCGTGTGGTTTCGTCGTTTTGTGAAAAATAGTTTATTTAATGCGGCAAAGGGTTTATTAGATGGATTGGTAGAGCAAGATATTGCAATGATAAAACAAGAACAAGAGGCTTTTAATCGTAATCCTTTACGGCGTAATTATGAACTAAATGGTGCGATCGCACCTGTACAAAAACTAATTATAAACCAATGGCAATCAGTGAATAGATTATAA
- a CDS encoding DNA methyltransferase: MPLLSWNEIKNRALIFSQEWQGEISEKAESQSFWNDFFNVFGISRRRVATFEESVKKLGNKQGFIDLFWKGVILIEHKSRGKNLDKAYQQAIDYFPNLQEFELPKYILVSDFERFRLYDLDSNNNHEFLLKDFINYVHLFDFIAGYKKREYKEGDPVNIQAAELMGELHDRLLNIGYNGHNLEVYLVRLLFCLFADDTGIFNKGIFQEYIDLYTKEDGSDLAMHLGYIFHILNQPENKRLKNLDENLAQFPYINGKLFEEVLPPASFDSEMRQMLLKASALDWGKISPAIFGSMFQAVMNPQQRRNLGAHYTSEKNIQKVIKPLFLDDLYEEFYKIKNSQNKLKEFQAKLAQLKFLDPACGCGNFLIVSYRELRDLEILVLKELQIKGQLELDISNIIKVDVDQFYGIEYDEFAVRVAEVAMWLIDHQMNMKVSNEFGQYFVRLPLKKSANIIHGNALQIDWHSLLNPPPLKEGLGGVESKSLKDGLGVFELTSGKETTENNYPIYKSISNLKDKKELRKSLRNNATSAEQLLWKALQGKQLDGFKFRRQHSIGNYILDFFCPSVSLAIELDGETHYTPEAQEYDRIRDNFLANVGIRVIRYHNHDVCDNLTGVLEDIRQYLYNPDASFTQRKSITSNPSSIGESNTPNPSSIEESTTPNPSYIEESTTPNPSYIGESTTPNPSYIGGENNGLGEVNNFDFIFGNPPFVGQSYQNAQQKADMSLVFNGVKNAGVLDYVCAWYLKASQYLNPPQSPLGKVGGFTVNSPQSSINFPTLKEGLGVVKTRCAFVSTSSISQGEQVGVLWQELYTKYKIKIHFAHRTFSWSNEAKNNAGVHCVIIGFGLENMENKRLFSYENIKGEASEINVKNINPYLTMGEDIYVLSKSSPLCDVPPIKRGNSPYDGGNFLLDEIEKENLLKLEPQAEKFVKNFIGAKEFINGKNKYCIWLLNANPADVKQCPLILEKIDKVRKFRLNAKGAETRKYSAFPSLFRDKNNPQTFIVIPRVSSENRKYIPMGFFYKNSIPGDTCMIIPNADLYLFGILTSEMHMTWVKYVCGRLESRFRYSKDIVYNNYPFPENVTAKQKEKVTNLAQKILDIRNKYPDSSLADLYDPLTMPPDLLKAHQALDKAVDLCYRKQSFSSELNRIEFLFNLYENLTNPLLKSQGKKSKK; this comes from the coding sequence ATGCCCTTATTAAGTTGGAATGAAATTAAAAATAGAGCCTTAATTTTTAGTCAAGAATGGCAAGGAGAAATATCAGAAAAAGCTGAATCGCAATCATTTTGGAATGACTTTTTTAATGTGTTTGGTATTTCCCGCCGAAGGGTGGCAACTTTTGAAGAGTCTGTGAAAAAATTGGGCAATAAGCAGGGATTTATTGATTTATTTTGGAAAGGGGTAATTTTAATTGAACATAAATCAAGAGGTAAAAATTTAGATAAAGCCTATCAACAAGCCATTGATTATTTTCCTAATTTACAAGAATTTGAGTTACCAAAATATATTTTAGTTTCAGATTTTGAGCGGTTTAGATTATATGATTTAGACAGTAATAATAATCATGAGTTTTTGCTTAAAGATTTTATTAATTATGTTCACTTATTTGATTTTATAGCAGGATATAAAAAACGAGAATATAAAGAAGGAGATCCAGTTAATATTCAAGCGGCGGAGTTAATGGGAGAATTGCACGATCGCCTCTTAAATATTGGTTATAATGGACATAATTTAGAAGTATATTTAGTGCGTTTATTATTCTGTTTATTTGCCGATGATACGGGCATATTTAATAAAGGCATTTTTCAAGAATATATAGATTTATATACGAAAGAAGATGGTAGCGATTTAGCTATGCACTTGGGTTATATTTTTCATATTTTAAATCAACCAGAAAATAAAAGACTGAAAAATTTAGATGAAAATTTAGCTCAATTTCCCTACATTAATGGTAAACTTTTTGAGGAAGTTTTACCCCCTGCTTCCTTTGACAGTGAAATGCGTCAAATGCTTTTAAAAGCCAGTGCTTTAGATTGGGGGAAAATATCTCCTGCAATTTTTGGCTCAATGTTTCAGGCGGTGATGAATCCCCAACAAAGACGCAATTTAGGGGCGCATTATACCTCAGAGAAAAATATTCAGAAAGTAATTAAACCTCTTTTTTTAGATGATTTATATGAGGAGTTTTATAAAATCAAAAATAGCCAGAATAAGTTAAAAGAATTTCAAGCAAAATTAGCTCAATTAAAATTTTTAGATCCTGCTTGTGGTTGCGGTAACTTTTTAATTGTTTCTTATCGGGAGTTACGAGATTTAGAAATTTTAGTCTTAAAAGAATTACAAATAAAAGGACAATTAGAGTTAGATATTAGTAATATTATTAAAGTTGATGTAGATCAATTTTATGGCATTGAATATGATGAATTTGCCGTTAGAGTGGCAGAAGTTGCAATGTGGTTAATTGACCATCAAATGAATATGAAAGTTAGTAATGAATTTGGTCAATATTTTGTCCGTTTACCTCTGAAAAAGTCGGCTAATATTATTCATGGTAATGCTTTACAAATTGACTGGCACTCCCTCTTAAATCCCCCTCCTTTGAAGGAGGGGTTAGGGGGGGTAGAATCTAAATCTTTAAAGGATGGATTAGGGGTATTTGAATTAACATCTGGAAAAGAAACAACAGAAAATAATTATCCTATTTATAAATCAATAAGCAACCTTAAAGATAAAAAAGAGTTGAGAAAATCTCTAAGAAACAATGCAACTTCAGCCGAACAATTACTTTGGAAAGCCTTACAAGGAAAGCAATTAGATGGTTTTAAATTTCGCAGACAACATTCTATTGGTAATTACATCTTAGACTTTTTCTGTCCCAGTGTTAGTTTAGCCATTGAATTAGACGGTGAAACTCATTATACCCCTGAAGCACAAGAATACGATCGCATCCGAGATAATTTTCTTGCCAATGTCGGAATTAGGGTAATTCGTTATCACAATCATGATGTATGTGATAATTTGACGGGGGTTTTAGAGGATATTCGGCAATATCTTTATAATCCTGATGCTTCTTTCACTCAACGTAAATCTATCACTTCCAACCCTTCTAGCATAGGAGAGTCTAACACCCCTAACCCTTCTAGCATAGAAGAATCTACCACCCCCAACCCCTCCTACATAGAAGAATCTACCACCCCCAACCCCTCCTACATAGGAGAATCTACCACCCCCAACCCCTCCTACATAGGAGGGGAGAATAATGGGCTAGGGGAAGTAAATAACTTTGATTTTATTTTTGGTAATCCTCCTTTTGTGGGTCAAAGTTATCAAAATGCTCAACAAAAAGCGGATATGAGTTTAGTTTTTAATGGAGTTAAAAATGCAGGTGTTTTAGATTATGTGTGTGCATGGTATTTAAAAGCATCTCAATATCTCAACCCCCCTCAATCCCCCCTTGGTAAGGTGGGAGGTTTTACCGTTAACTCCCCTCAATCTTCGATAAATTTCCCTACTTTGAAGGAGGGGTTAGGGGTAGTTAAAACCCGTTGTGCTTTTGTTAGTACAAGTTCTATTTCTCAAGGTGAGCAGGTAGGGGTTTTATGGCAGGAATTATACACTAAATATAAGATTAAAATTCACTTTGCCCATCGGACTTTTTCTTGGAGTAATGAAGCAAAAAATAACGCAGGAGTCCATTGTGTTATCATCGGTTTTGGGTTAGAAAATATGGAGAATAAGCGACTTTTTTCCTATGAAAATATTAAGGGTGAAGCTAGTGAAATTAATGTAAAAAATATTAATCCTTATTTAACAATGGGAGAGGATATATATGTGTTATCAAAATCATCGCCATTGTGCGATGTACCTCCTATTAAAAGAGGAAATTCTCCCTACGATGGCGGTAATTTTTTATTAGATGAGATAGAGAAAGAAAACTTATTAAAATTAGAACCACAAGCCGAGAAATTTGTCAAAAATTTTATAGGTGCAAAAGAATTTATTAATGGAAAAAATAAATATTGTATATGGTTATTAAATGCTAATCCTGCTGATGTAAAACAATGTCCGTTAATCTTGGAAAAAATAGACAAAGTAAGAAAATTTAGACTTAATGCCAAAGGAGCGGAAACCCGTAAATATTCAGCTTTTCCTAGTTTATTTAGAGATAAAAACAACCCTCAAACATTTATTGTTATACCTCGTGTGTCATCAGAAAATAGAAAATATATTCCTATGGGATTTTTTTACAAAAATAGTATTCCTGGTGATACTTGTATGATTATTCCTAATGCAGATTTATATTTATTTGGAATCTTAACCTCAGAAATGCACATGACATGGGTTAAATATGTGTGCGGAAGATTAGAAAGTCGTTTCCGTTACTCAAAAGATATTGTTTATAATAATTATCCTTTCCCTGAAAATGTGACGGCAAAACAGAAAGAAAAAGTAACTAATTTAGCTCAAAAAATACTCGATATAAGAAACAAATATCCTGATAGTAGTTTAGCGGATTTGTATGACCCTTTAACCATGCCTCCCGACTTATTAAAAGCTCATCAAGCCCTTGACAAAGCAGTAGATTTATGCTATCGAAAACAGTCTTTTTCCAGTGAGTTAAATCGCATTGAATTCTTATTTAATTTATATGAAAATCTTACTAATCCTCTCCTGAAATCACAAGGCAAAAAGAGCAAAAAATAA